The following coding sequences are from one Nicotiana tomentosiformis chromosome 3, ASM39032v3, whole genome shotgun sequence window:
- the LOC138907699 gene encoding uncharacterized protein yields MAKISQTIPQKEKASSSQCAADETPVKSQPEECVPGACVLTSDFNVDKGSSIPGRCLGKDAVLRPLSTEEETLASVPKPVKENKRKRVFISEDQKSKKRMTRVIWDAQDLGALDLDKPYDGEDPFRDLFTSIEDIVGTSDESDHFHGVQQALNQATTVHREACSRSQNELRRYKADLQRVTEERNSLKLLLGQREEKIKDLRAELAKAYRDQTDLSEQLQQKIEIIGKLREEVDVIKVESLQWKEGMDHFSAERETARAQLSSAETQHQRIKEKGLVQARRIEELEAGLTSELAKAKYNAEKVAELAKCHFRRETLEEIHARGFDLAEEIKRAKELEADAEALASDGDDDDDDDDDGRKSESENGGCPVEKRPLPISFMP; encoded by the exons atggcgaaaatatcacaaaccattcctcagaaagagaaggcttcatcttcacagtgtgccgccgatgagacaccggtaAAATCAcagcctgaggagtgcgttcccggggcgtgtgttcttacttctgattTTAATGTGGATAAAGGGTCATCGAtccctggccgat gtttgggcaaagatgcggttttgaggcctttGTCCACCGAGGAAGAAActttggcctctgtcccaaagccggtgaaggaaaataaaaggaaaagagtcttCATTTCCGAAGATcaaaaatcgaagaagaggatgactc GGGTGATTTGGGATGCCCAAGAtttgggggccctcgatctagacaagccttatgatggagaggatccttttcgtgacctaTTTACTAGTATCGAGGACATTGTCGGTACTAGTGATGAATCAGATCATTTTCACGgggtgcagcaggctttgaatcag GCAAcaacagttcatcgagaagcatgttctcggtcccaaaaTGAGCTGCGTCGATACAaggccgaccttcaacgggttactGAGGAGAGAAACTCCCTAAAACTTCTCTTAGGGCAAAGAGAAGAgaaaataaaagacctccgagctgagttggccaaggcttatcgagatcaaaccgatctgtctgagcag ttgcagcaaaaaattgagattattgggaagcttcgtgaggaggttgaTGTGATAAAAGTAGAGTCTttgcagtggaaagaaggtatggaccacttTAGTGCAGAGagagaaactgctcgagcccagttatcatcggccgaaacccAACATCAAAGAAtaaaggaaaaaggcctggttcaagcaagaagaatagaggagctcgaggctggGTTGacctccgaacttgccaaggccaaatataatgccgaaaag gtcgctgaacttgctaagtgtcattttcggagggagaccctcgaggagatccacgctcgaggtttcgatcttgctgaagagataaaaagggccaaagaactcgaagctgatgctgaagccttggcttctgatggtgACGATGACGATGACGACGACGATGATGGTCGTAAGAGCGAGTCCGAGAACGGGGGGTgcccggtggagaagagaccgctcccg atttcattcatgccttga